Proteins from a genomic interval of Streptococcus oralis:
- the rpsF gene encoding 30S ribosomal protein S6, with amino-acid sequence MAKYEILYIIRPNIEEEAKNALVARFDSILTDNGATVVESKDWEKRRLAYEIQDFREGLYHIVNVEANDDVALKEFDRLSKINVDILRHMIVKLDA; translated from the coding sequence ATGGCTAAATACGAAATTCTTTATATCATTCGTCCAAACATTGAAGAAGAAGCGAAAAACGCTTTGGTAGCACGTTTTGACTCTATCTTGACTGACAACGGTGCAACTGTTGTTGAATCAAAAGATTGGGAAAAACGTCGTCTTGCATACGAAATTCAAGATTTCCGTGAAGGACTTTACCACATCGTTAACGTTGAAGCAAACGACGACGTAGCTCTTAAAGAGTTTGACCGTCTTTCAAAAATCAACGTTGACATTCTTCGTCACATGATCGTCAAACTTGACGCGTAA
- a CDS encoding single-stranded DNA-binding protein has translation MINNVVLVGRMTRDAELRYTSSNVAVATFTLAVNRTFKSQNGEREADFINVVMWRQQAENLANWAKKGSLIGITGRIQTRSYDNQQGQRVYVTEVVADNFQMLESRGVREGHSGGAYSAPTAGQSAPANPVPDFSRSENPFGATNPLDISDDDLPF, from the coding sequence ATGATTAACAATGTTGTACTTGTAGGGCGTATGACGCGTGACGCTGAGTTGCGTTATACCTCATCAAATGTAGCAGTTGCGACTTTTACTCTTGCAGTAAACCGTACATTCAAGAGTCAAAATGGCGAACGTGAGGCTGATTTTATCAATGTCGTTATGTGGCGCCAACAAGCTGAAAATCTTGCTAACTGGGCTAAAAAAGGCTCTCTTATCGGGATCACAGGTCGTATTCAGACTCGAAGTTACGATAACCAGCAAGGACAACGTGTTTACGTAACAGAAGTCGTGGCGGATAATTTCCAAATGTTGGAAAGTCGCGGAGTGCGCGAAGGACATTCAGGTGGAGCTTATTCTGCACCAACTGCTGGTCAATCAGCACCTGCAAACCCAGTACCAGACTTTTCACGTTCTGAAAATCCATTTGGAGCAACAAATCCATTGGACATTTCAGATGATGATTTACCATTCTAA
- the rpsR gene encoding 30S ribosomal protein S18 encodes MAQQRRGGFKRRKKVDYIAANKIEYVDYKDTELLSRFVSERGKILPRRVTGTSAKNQRKVTTAIKRARVMALMPFVNED; translated from the coding sequence ATGGCTCAACAACGTCGTGGCGGATTCAAACGCCGTAAAAAAGTTGATTACATCGCAGCAAACAAAATTGAATATGTTGATTACAAAGATACTGAGCTTCTTAGCCGTTTTGTTTCAGAACGTGGGAAAATCCTTCCTCGTCGTGTAACAGGAACTTCAGCTAAAAACCAACGTAAAGTAACAACAGCTATCAAACGCGCTCGCGTAATGGCTTTGATGCCTTTCGTAAACGAAGATTAA
- the asp1 gene encoding accessory Sec system protein Asp1 gives MFYFVPSWYCQGRKWYSTALPFYCSSKQMMFDDTMNLLQMFQSAGKDSRILVLNYSPHIRILCYQEKIEPAGMWNLFDSLQSLTDVLPRKLGLDDLKWPQGAEFFYTPFLVDVYLNQNHYAQINFSQTGNIFDIIYFKNNQMDHRLVFDDRGIVSSVIYFENNQPDHQDYLNPQGQWQFREFLTRDNHQVLVNPEVQEAFAKDVYSDIEELIKEKLDQYLSSALTRDDMLIVSADPQHNHLFHKAKRHYNLAFSFFAERYPIENREEILENLQGTPFFIVDSFSKVQKMYELIGKAQLPPYYEVAPYDIRLQAEESQQEKPATVYVNVDTLPEEHLQTVFRTIFDMMLEDEWMKLLIGTQSLESERVVFIRQFVKEYLLNKLALEEKTSIHGGINSIDQKATFDNEKNFRERMEFRTFHSSAEMAKMMKDVRVILDLGSPADKFTQIVGISGGIPQINLYSSSYVKHGENGSILTDISDLKNVVLYYLTDIESAYKCKEHSSSKIEQYKKGEIIEMWKNTIKELKENERD, from the coding sequence ATGTTTTACTTTGTACCATCTTGGTATTGTCAAGGTAGGAAATGGTATTCAACTGCTTTGCCTTTTTATTGTTCATCAAAACAGATGATGTTTGATGATACCATGAACTTATTACAGATGTTTCAATCTGCTGGTAAGGATAGTAGAATTCTAGTGTTGAACTATTCGCCCCATATTCGAATCCTCTGTTATCAGGAGAAAATCGAGCCAGCTGGTATGTGGAATCTGTTTGATAGTCTACAAAGTTTGACAGATGTTTTGCCCCGAAAGCTCGGTTTGGATGATTTGAAATGGCCACAGGGAGCGGAATTCTTTTATACTCCCTTTCTTGTAGATGTTTATTTAAATCAGAACCACTATGCCCAGATTAATTTTTCTCAGACTGGCAATATTTTCGATATTATCTATTTTAAAAATAATCAGATGGATCACCGTTTGGTCTTTGATGATCGAGGCATAGTTTCTAGTGTGATTTATTTTGAAAATAATCAGCCAGACCATCAAGATTATCTGAATCCACAAGGTCAGTGGCAGTTTAGGGAATTCTTGACAAGAGATAATCATCAAGTGCTTGTCAATCCTGAAGTCCAAGAAGCATTCGCAAAGGATGTTTATAGTGATATTGAGGAGCTAATCAAGGAAAAACTGGACCAGTATTTATCTTCTGCCCTAACAAGAGATGATATGCTCATTGTTTCAGCAGATCCTCAACATAACCATCTTTTCCACAAGGCTAAGAGGCATTACAATCTTGCCTTCTCTTTCTTTGCTGAACGCTACCCAATTGAGAACAGAGAAGAAATCCTAGAGAATTTGCAAGGTACACCATTCTTTATTGTTGATAGTTTCAGTAAGGTTCAAAAGATGTATGAACTGATCGGCAAAGCCCAGCTTCCCCCTTATTATGAGGTGGCTCCTTATGACATTCGTCTGCAGGCAGAAGAAAGCCAGCAGGAAAAGCCAGCAACTGTCTATGTCAATGTTGATACTTTACCTGAAGAACATCTTCAAACTGTCTTTAGGACCATATTTGATATGATGCTAGAGGATGAGTGGATGAAGTTATTGATTGGAACTCAAAGTTTGGAGTCTGAAAGAGTAGTATTTATCAGACAATTTGTCAAAGAATATTTATTAAACAAGCTAGCTTTAGAAGAAAAAACATCAATTCATGGAGGCATAAACTCCATAGATCAAAAAGCTACTTTTGATAATGAGAAGAACTTCAGAGAGCGAATGGAGTTTAGGACGTTCCACAGTTCTGCTGAAATGGCAAAAATGATGAAAGATGTTCGCGTCATCCTTGATTTGGGAAGCCCAGCAGATAAATTCACACAAATTGTTGGGATAAGTGGGGGGATACCTCAGATTAATTTATATAGTTCATCTTATGTCAAGCATGGAGAAAATGGATCGATTCTAACTGATATTTCTGACCTTAAAAATGTAGTCTTGTATTACTTGACGGATATAGAGTCTGCATATAAATGCAAGGAACATTCATCTAGTAAGATCGAGCAGTACAAAAAGGGAGAAATTATCGAAATGTGGAAAAACACAATAAAGGAATTAAAGGAAAATGAGAGAGATTAG
- the asp2 gene encoding accessory Sec system protein Asp2, with protein sequence MREISVLQIADENWQEQYDIPSNIRWTFVKPEGMVSFVPTDIEMLSGCREDRARLAKVYDLILVDTLEHFEYITVLDSLIQPYRLFYHERCQITTKDLKTFLFRKRAVKSQFENPEQILYRFSRAFFSQQSGSKLKVNHLAVHPCFSGQINYEGSNYLSLAGEFGEDYQPLANYQYNIYLDADTPLDLWPEFRILGDCSVRYIIKGYPVALSPMQEWIYDEAVYDKPLVLDTQDSYYLSISIQAKGQGIVKIGPLHHRDSHLGYGDLLVGGNRIIDKNREELIYFFHPGDLKPPLNVYFSGYRQAEGFEGFDMMAGMGAPFLLIGDPRLEGGGFYLGSDELEQKLIQVIHHCLDELEFTADQLVLSGLSMGTFGALYYASKLEPHTVIVGKPLVNLGDIAVNESSLRPGGFPTSLDILYRTMGKPSDETATKLNEYFWKSFRAADFSRTKFIIAYMCQDDYDGRAYSALEEELENRNDKVSMISKGFEGRHNDDTQGVVGWFFNQYIALLMNGFERKFNS encoded by the coding sequence ATGAGAGAGATTAGTGTTCTACAAATTGCTGATGAGAACTGGCAGGAGCAATATGATATTCCTAGTAATATAAGGTGGACATTTGTTAAGCCAGAGGGGATGGTGTCATTTGTGCCTACTGATATTGAGATGTTGAGTGGATGCAGAGAAGATAGGGCAAGGCTTGCAAAGGTTTATGACCTTATATTGGTGGATACGCTAGAACATTTCGAATACATCACTGTTCTGGATAGCCTGATTCAGCCTTATCGTTTGTTTTACCATGAACGTTGCCAGATTACTACGAAAGATTTGAAAACATTCTTGTTTCGTAAGAGAGCAGTCAAGTCGCAATTTGAAAATCCTGAGCAGATTTTGTACCGTTTTTCTCGTGCTTTTTTTTCTCAGCAAAGTGGTTCCAAGCTCAAAGTAAATCATTTAGCAGTTCATCCTTGCTTTAGTGGCCAGATTAATTATGAAGGAAGCAATTATCTCAGTTTGGCTGGAGAATTCGGGGAGGATTATCAACCCCTAGCGAACTATCAGTATAATATTTATCTGGATGCAGATACCCCTTTGGACTTGTGGCCAGAATTTAGGATCTTAGGAGACTGCTCAGTCCGCTATATTATCAAAGGGTATCCTGTCGCGCTTTCTCCAATGCAAGAATGGATTTATGATGAAGCGGTCTATGACAAGCCTCTAGTTTTAGACACGCAGGATTCCTACTATCTAAGCATTAGTATTCAAGCTAAGGGACAAGGCATCGTGAAAATAGGTCCTCTTCATCATCGAGATTCTCATTTAGGCTATGGTGACTTGTTAGTTGGTGGGAATCGCATTATTGATAAAAATAGAGAGGAACTGATTTATTTCTTCCATCCGGGTGATTTGAAACCACCTCTCAATGTATATTTTTCAGGTTATCGTCAAGCAGAAGGCTTTGAAGGATTCGATATGATGGCTGGTATGGGAGCTCCCTTTTTATTAATTGGAGATCCGCGTTTAGAGGGTGGTGGCTTTTATCTTGGGTCAGATGAGTTAGAGCAAAAGCTTATTCAAGTGATTCATCATTGTTTGGATGAATTAGAATTTACAGCTGATCAGCTAGTTTTGTCTGGTTTATCAATGGGGACATTTGGCGCTCTCTATTATGCTTCTAAACTAGAACCTCACACTGTTATTGTCGGTAAACCCTTGGTAAATTTAGGTGATATTGCTGTAAATGAGTCTTCCCTCCGTCCTGGCGGATTCCCAACGTCTTTGGACATCCTTTATCGTACGATGGGCAAGCCATCTGATGAAACAGCAACAAAACTAAATGAGTATTTTTGGAAATCCTTTAGAGCTGCTGATTTTTCAAGGACAAAATTTATCATAGCTTATATGTGTCAGGATGATTATGATGGCCGTGCTTATTCTGCCTTGGAGGAAGAGCTCGAAAATCGTAATGATAAGGTTAGCATGATCAGCAAGGGATTTGAGGGACGACATAATGATGATACGCAGGGTGTTGTTGGATGGTTTTTTAATCAATACATAGCACTATTAATGAATGGTTTTGAAAGGAAGTTTAATTCGTGA
- the asp3 gene encoding accessory Sec system protein Asp3 has product MQSVSQYLYGSSVRVLEDGRVLYENQFMPSGTVIHEWYSKANYQDLRNTSQLPDLKRGEKYVIGSYLETLPENSTYLKVIFIDSADEEIFSHSVKPEEIASVYVPTDTHHYKIQLVSGGCQRFLFEGIYIAQEGVADYTVARYWISDLLHKDNEKNTIYVCFTEPDLNRTGFVPERVQKHFSNLVMVNSSYKDALLYMEKDFFRILLEKIEDLSGHYAFEKVAFIGYGPISNIAALFYSKQFSTSYALVTDNFLAELDYHRLLERHRKRVNYPIFRDLLLYRFDSTRVKKFASLKIETQELFNFVYLLNQSVLLQNIDLETTEEWMRRNIN; this is encoded by the coding sequence ATGCAAAGTGTATCTCAGTATTTATATGGTTCATCTGTCAGGGTCTTAGAGGATGGTCGAGTTTTATATGAGAATCAATTTATGCCGTCTGGGACAGTTATTCACGAATGGTACTCGAAAGCCAATTATCAGGATTTGAGAAATACAAGCCAACTTCCTGATTTGAAGCGGGGAGAGAAATATGTCATTGGAAGCTACCTAGAAACTCTTCCTGAGAATTCAACTTATTTAAAAGTTATCTTTATAGATTCGGCTGATGAGGAAATTTTTTCTCATAGTGTGAAACCCGAGGAGATAGCGAGTGTTTATGTGCCAACTGACACCCATCATTATAAAATTCAATTGGTCAGTGGAGGTTGTCAGAGGTTCTTGTTTGAAGGGATTTATATTGCCCAAGAAGGTGTGGCAGACTATACAGTTGCTCGTTATTGGATTTCAGATTTGCTTCATAAGGACAATGAGAAGAATACCATTTACGTTTGCTTTACAGAGCCTGATCTCAATCGGACAGGTTTTGTTCCAGAAAGAGTGCAAAAACATTTTTCAAACTTAGTGATGGTGAATTCTTCTTACAAAGATGCACTTTTATATATGGAAAAAGATTTTTTCAGAATTTTACTTGAAAAAATTGAGGATTTGTCAGGACATTATGCTTTTGAAAAAGTGGCTTTTATTGGCTATGGGCCTATTTCAAATATTGCAGCTCTGTTTTACTCAAAACAATTTTCAACTTCCTATGCTTTAGTGACAGATAATTTTCTAGCTGAATTAGACTATCATCGCTTACTGGAACGTCATCGAAAACGAGTGAATTATCCGATTTTTAGGGATTTATTGCTATATCGATTTGATTCAACCAGAGTTAAAAAATTTGCAAGTTTAAAAATTGAAACTCAAGAATTATTCAATTTTGTCTATCTATTAAATCAGTCGGTTTTATTACAGAATATAGATTTAGAGACAACAGAAGAGTGGATGAGGAGAAATATAAACTGA
- a CDS encoding family 1 glycosylhydrolase, with product MIRNFLSNSGKGLGTTDVLSVGEFRGGVLHGKIDYKTVPLGFYDLLGQSKPISSRNYIEDLNLIQSMGFNAYRISISWAHLFPTGEELQPSEEGLKYYEIIIDEVLRKGIEPIVTLSHFDIPLNLHEKYGAWRNRQMIELFERYAEAVFRYFKDKVRYWITFNEFNILHHLPFLGGGLLFENSENREQLIWQAAHYQLVASARVVQLGKTINPEFQFGGMLVVSQNYSQQIDNAMDAMEAEVKNRKNYLFTDVQVRGYYPNHFLRRLEREQIALDISDEDLSILNRGTVDFVSFSYHASNNSEEVFADKYVAETRTKKSANPVGLRLVMNSLYDRYQKALFVVEDELVLDDADNSVMEELKTNIQGIVKAVEFDGVELLGYTPLSWVELDF from the coding sequence ATGATTAGAAATTTTTTGTCAAATAGTGGGAAAGGTTTAGGAACAACAGATGTTCTTTCAGTTGGTGAATTTCGTGGAGGAGTGTTGCACGGGAAAATCGACTATAAAACAGTACCACTAGGTTTTTACGATTTACTAGGACAATCTAAACCGATCAGTTCAAGAAACTATATTGAGGATTTGAATTTGATTCAATCCATGGGCTTTAATGCCTATCGTATCTCTATCTCTTGGGCTCATCTATTTCCAACTGGAGAAGAGTTGCAGCCAAGTGAAGAAGGATTGAAATATTATGAAATAATCATTGACGAAGTTCTGAGAAAAGGCATCGAGCCAATTGTTACCCTCAGTCATTTTGATATCCCTCTTAACCTACATGAAAAATATGGTGCATGGAGAAATCGTCAGATGATTGAACTCTTTGAGCGCTATGCAGAAGCCGTTTTCCGTTATTTTAAAGACAAGGTGAGATACTGGATTACATTCAATGAGTTTAATATTTTGCACCATTTACCATTTTTGGGGGGAGGATTATTATTTGAAAATAGTGAGAATCGTGAACAGTTAATCTGGCAAGCAGCTCATTATCAATTAGTTGCTTCTGCCCGCGTCGTTCAATTAGGTAAAACAATCAATCCAGAGTTTCAGTTTGGTGGAATGCTTGTCGTTAGTCAAAACTATAGCCAGCAAATTGACAATGCTATGGATGCTATGGAAGCTGAAGTTAAGAATCGTAAAAACTATTTATTTACGGATGTTCAAGTTCGTGGTTATTATCCGAACCACTTCTTGCGTCGCTTGGAACGTGAGCAGATTGCTTTAGATATTTCAGATGAAGATCTTTCTATCTTAAACAGAGGAACAGTTGATTTTGTAAGTTTTAGTTATCATGCATCTAATAACTCTGAAGAAGTTTTTGCTGATAAGTATGTAGCTGAGACTAGAACTAAAAAATCAGCTAATCCAGTCGGTCTTCGTTTGGTTATGAATAGTCTATATGATCGTTACCAAAAAGCATTGTTTGTCGTAGAAGATGAACTCGTCTTGGATGATGCAGATAACTCTGTTATGGAAGAATTGAAAACAAATATTCAAGGAATCGTTAAAGCAGTAGAGTTTGATGGTGTTGAACTTTTAGGCTATACACCTCTCAGCTGGGTGGAACTTGATTTTTAA
- a CDS encoding mucin-binding protein translates to MFKKTGEIKGHGSIRKNKVYGAIGVLIFGIIAMFSFHEGVVADEIKATKTTALAPVAEASDTSLIVQAKTVAAEVAEAKSLAASSAPVSVSMVAAGNPAEGQPNVTVENQELKDAIATAQASNIEVKQKPTENIGTANTQEEAANLEADAIAREKEQAQSIRESTDKYNSDYATAQSNTQKPGYLSEVVTQGLNFQSEPNASLSISGTTEFGQQDAPRAYSYEEYIGSGRTFANNPIAAYKTSASGNFVIPKINKGQTITATYTNLQNSSYNGTKIAKVVYEVKNLNNGIGIIGFAEKDPTKGIYTFYNLTAPSRYGVKIRFYDENNNIIQFKQAAPAILALTSLSKTIRADGKKHEEGIADYNFKPVKITGSYVEKQSDNRLAASSPTQNIPDRYNHPDFYKTSIAGVIDNGDVISFTMRRDSEFDSGYWLAITSRLPSPFILTKPDLSYNFFSYNTAGTVLLDNYIQGTTTKLTETQIIKPKGTPTGESYVASHEERVHFNGKVYKYVSSSENAMGTVRLGVTNVYNYYIEAIGGARVVYLDDDDNKKILETKELMGYYGQTDTYRTAATLQYYQNLHYEVVSDNYPSVGVTYDETIQTFEVHLRHKTVPVEETKTVNETIQYVYEDASQAAESKVQTLEFKRTNTKDLVAGRIIQEGVWSPSESTFPEVTSPVIAGYTADLPTVDAVANISATSNDVARKVTYKANAQQLTYTVIDETDSRTLAERVLLETGVSKGAVPTQAQTKYDQVVSDYQAQGYELVSQESLPTQFDTDDATDQNVTVRLRHKTVPVEETKTVNETIQYVYEDASQAAESKVQTLEFKRTNTKDLVAGRIIQEGVWSPSESTFPEVVSPTVDGYTPDKATVAAVEQITGDSADIEETVTYKADKQKVTYTIIDDTAQKTLKDKEVLTSGGSDTPLPDSAREKYDLMVNAYLAQGYELVSKDQLPAKFDLDSSHDQNVVVHLKHGTTDIQESKDVNLTVRYHGAGEQTPADKVQTATWTRTVTKDKITGTEVSTTPWTSDKVNYDAVPSPVIPGYSVDVETVPSEAVTQENIVKDVHYTAAPVTPEVPNTPDTPVKPEPPTKPFTSERPAPTLPRTGESQVGSNLATLTGLGLLLSILGLAGRHKKEN, encoded by the coding sequence ATGTTTAAGAAAACTGGTGAAATAAAGGGACATGGTTCAATCCGTAAGAATAAAGTTTATGGTGCGATTGGAGTTCTAATATTTGGGATTATTGCAATGTTTAGCTTCCATGAAGGTGTGGTAGCTGATGAAATTAAGGCTACTAAGACAACCGCCTTAGCTCCTGTAGCAGAAGCTTCTGATACCAGCTTGATTGTTCAAGCGAAAACTGTTGCAGCCGAAGTTGCTGAAGCAAAATCGTTGGCAGCTTCATCAGCACCTGTGTCTGTTTCGATGGTAGCTGCTGGGAATCCTGCTGAAGGACAGCCAAATGTAACAGTTGAAAATCAAGAATTAAAAGATGCTATTGCTACTGCTCAAGCTTCTAATATTGAAGTAAAACAAAAACCAACTGAGAACATTGGAACAGCTAATACACAAGAAGAAGCTGCAAACTTAGAGGCTGATGCAATTGCTCGTGAAAAAGAGCAAGCCCAAAGTATACGAGAGTCAACTGATAAATATAACAGTGATTATGCAACAGCTCAAAGTAACACTCAAAAGCCCGGTTATCTTAGTGAAGTTGTAACTCAGGGGTTAAACTTTCAAAGTGAGCCGAATGCTAGTTTATCAATTAGTGGGACGACAGAATTCGGTCAGCAAGATGCGCCTAGAGCGTACTCATATGAAGAATATATAGGTAGTGGTAGGACATTTGCTAATAATCCAATAGCTGCATACAAAACTTCTGCATCAGGGAATTTTGTGATTCCCAAAATTAACAAAGGTCAAACTATAACAGCTACTTACACAAATCTACAAAATTCTAGCTATAATGGTACAAAAATTGCTAAAGTTGTTTATGAAGTAAAAAATTTAAATAATGGGATAGGAATAATCGGTTTTGCTGAGAAAGATCCAACTAAGGGAATTTATACTTTTTATAACTTAACTGCTCCTTCTAGATATGGTGTAAAAATTCGTTTTTATGACGAGAATAATAATATCATCCAATTTAAGCAAGCAGCTCCAGCTATATTGGCACTGACAAGTTTGTCAAAAACGATACGTGCTGATGGAAAGAAGCATGAAGAGGGGATAGCAGACTATAACTTCAAACCAGTAAAAATAACTGGTTCGTATGTTGAAAAACAATCTGATAATCGTTTAGCTGCAAGTAGTCCGACACAAAATATCCCAGATAGATATAACCATCCGGATTTTTATAAGACTAGTATCGCTGGTGTAATAGATAATGGCGATGTTATCTCGTTTACCATGCGTAGGGATTCAGAGTTTGATAGCGGGTACTGGTTAGCAATTACAAGTAGGTTACCTTCTCCTTTTATTTTAACGAAGCCTGACCTCAGTTATAATTTTTTCAGTTACAACACAGCCGGAACAGTATTGCTTGATAATTATATTCAAGGAACAACGACTAAACTGACCGAAACACAAATAATTAAGCCTAAAGGGACGCCCACAGGAGAATCTTATGTAGCGTCACATGAAGAACGGGTGCATTTCAATGGAAAAGTTTATAAATATGTATCGTCAAGTGAAAATGCAATGGGCACAGTGAGGTTGGGGGTTACAAATGTATATAACTATTATATTGAGGCAATAGGAGGTGCCAGGGTTGTTTATCTTGATGATGACGATAATAAGAAGATTTTAGAGACTAAAGAGCTGATGGGTTATTATGGTCAAACAGATACCTATAGGACTGCCGCAACGCTTCAGTATTACCAAAACTTACACTATGAAGTTGTTTCAGATAATTATCCAAGCGTCGGTGTGACGTACGATGAAACTATTCAAACCTTTGAAGTCCATTTACGCCATAAGACGGTTCCAGTTGAAGAAACGAAAACGGTGAACGAGACGATCCAGTATGTCTATGAGGACGCGAGCCAGGCAGCAGAGTCTAAGGTTCAGACGCTGGAGTTCAAGCGGACCAATACCAAGGATTTGGTGGCTGGCCGGATCATCCAGGAAGGCGTCTGGAGTCCGTCAGAGAGCACCTTCCCAGAGGTAACCTCTCCTGTAATTGCAGGGTACACAGCGGATCTTCCGACAGTTGATGCAGTTGCGAACATCAGTGCAACCAGCAACGATGTGGCACGTAAGGTCACCTACAAGGCCAATGCGCAGCAACTGACTTATACGGTCATTGATGAGACAGACAGCCGCACTCTGGCAGAACGGGTGCTGCTGGAAACGGGCGTTTCTAAGGGGGCGGTTCCAACACAGGCGCAGACGAAGTATGACCAAGTTGTCTCCGACTATCAGGCCCAGGGCTATGAGTTGGTATCGCAAGAATCTCTTCCGACTCAGTTTGATACCGACGATGCGACGGATCAGAATGTCACGGTGCGTCTGCGCCATAAGACGGTTCCAGTTGAAGAAACGAAAACGGTGAACGAGACGATCCAGTATGTCTATGAGGACGCGAGCCAGGCAGCAGAGTCTAAGGTTCAGACGCTGGAGTTCAAGCGGACCAATACCAAGGATTTGGTGGCTGGCCGGATCATCCAGGAAGGCGTCTGGAGTCCGTCAGAGAGCACCTTCCCAGAGGTAGTTTCTCCAACTGTTGATGGTTATACACCAGATAAGGCAACTGTAGCAGCCGTTGAACAGATTACGGGAGATAGCGCAGATATTGAAGAAACGGTTACCTATAAAGCAGATAAGCAAAAAGTAACCTATACCATCATTGACGACACTGCTCAAAAAACGCTGAAAGATAAGGAAGTACTTACCAGCGGAGGCTCTGATACTCCTCTTCCAGACAGTGCCCGAGAAAAATATGATTTAATGGTGAATGCTTATCTAGCTCAAGGTTATGAATTGGTTTCTAAAGACCAGCTTCCAGCTAAGTTCGACCTTGACAGTAGCCACGATCAAAATGTGGTTGTTCACTTGAAGCATGGTACAACTGATATCCAAGAAAGCAAGGATGTAAACTTGACTGTTCGTTACCACGGTGCTGGGGAACAAACACCAGCAGATAAGGTGCAAACAGCGACTTGGACTCGTACAGTAACAAAAGATAAAATCACAGGCACAGAGGTTTCAACAACACCTTGGACAAGCGACAAAGTAAACTATGATGCAGTCCCATCGCCAGTGATTCCAGGCTATAGCGTAGATGTCGAGACAGTTCCGTCTGAAGCAGTCACCCAAGAGAATATTGTTAAGGATGTACATTATACTGCGGCACCAGTAACTCCAGAAGTTCCTAATACTCCGGATACTCCAGTTAAACCAGAGCCTCCAACGAAACCGTTCACTTCTGAACGCCCTGCACCTACTCTTCCACGAACAGGTGAATCCCAAGTTGGTTCCAACCTTGCAACGCTGACAGGTCTAGGCTTACTTCTATCAATTCTTGGTTTGGCAGGACGTCATAAAAAAGAGAACTAA